The Xyrauchen texanus isolate HMW12.3.18 chromosome 33, RBS_HiC_50CHRs, whole genome shotgun sequence region TCCAACTTTGCTCTTTAGGTTTGCATTTTCTCAAAATCAACACCACAATAATTTTGCTGGGCATATAGACACTCTCCCCATCAGGCACTGTTCTTATAATAGGACAGATGACTTTTGGCAGACTCAGGGACTTACTGGGGCTGTTAGGAAGGTGGGTTACTGAGTGTGTGTTAGCAGCTCACCAGGCAGGGCCAGATCGGCTGAGGGGTCACTTTCTGTCCGGCTCAGGCTACTGCGCTCACTCTGGCAGTCCTGCAGGATTTCACTCACTGACACATCCAACGATCTGCTCTCTGAACCTGCCAACACAGAGAGTTTATTATCATGGTTAACCTAACAGGCCATAAACATGCAGGTCAGACATTCACAGCATATTCTATATAACTGACATGTTTTACAAACTATTCATTCATTCTTTgactaaatatttttatttaagctGGCCATGACAGGAGGTAAGCTACATTTTAATacagatttacatttattatcACAATGCTGGTCTGGGACAATGAGCTTGCTAACCTGAATTTGGGAAGCCAGGCTTAGCGGACACACCCTCTATTGTCTCCTGTAGGAGGAAAAAGAGGATGAGTCATTTTTACAGCTTAGGGCAAGTGATAAAACTGTGTACATTGTTCACtagtttgcattttttttcaatCAAACGTAACCAGGTAAAACCCACAAACCTATTCAAACTACCCCATTACACAATCACCTCATCCATGAGTCACACCCACAACATGTAAATACGGTTTGTTCGATTTAAATGAAATAAGTATGTATGCAAGTAATCAAACTATGTTAGAAAAACTGACATCAATTTTAGGACACTATGTTGAAAGAAAGCCATTAACTGATTGGCTTGTTAAGAGTGGGGATCATTTCAGGGCCTACAAGAGTGCAAATAAGCGGCAGTAAGAGGTGATACTGGCTGACCTCAGTAGGAGTGAGGCTGCAGGGCAGAACAGACCGAGGCTGGGCATCAGATAGCTCCGACAGCCtctcctcatcttcctcctcttgtatGGGGGATGAGGGAGAACGTGTAGACCTGCAAAACATCAAACATATTACTGGAAAACCTCCTAGCATTACTTGAATTCCTAACCCCATGTATACTTGACCACTTTTATTCAATATAAAACCATACATATACTATGAGCTTACCCATCTGGTGACTTGCTGCCTTTGCCCTTCATTGACGCGGTTTCTACGCTCTGCTGAAGACCTGTCAGGTTGAGGGGATCTCCCATCTCTCCAGAAAACTGAATCTCCTCATAGAGAGGCACTGATGGGATTGAAGGGGACATAGGCTGCACTCCGTTCAGGGCCTCCAGAAGGGAGATTGGCTCGTAGCCAGGAGGGATGTTGTCGGCATTCTGAGATTCAAAGCGAACAAAGTGCGCAGTTAGCCAACTCTGCCACTTGTAATCGAAAGGATTTggcacacccaaaaatgaaaattctctcataatgtaatcaccctcatgtcatcccagatgtgcatgactttctttctacagcacaaatgaagatttttagaagaatatgcactgcaagtgaatagtgtctagaactttgaaggtccaaaagcaaataaaggcagccctaaaagtaatccataagatcatccagtggttaaatccatgtcttctgaagcaatatgattgggagagatggtgtgggagagaaacagatcaatatttttacaataaactttcactttcaccttcTTCTTTTGTCTTTGACAACTCACGGCCTTAGTGGATTTCACCAccttttatagtaaaaaaggactaaaatagtgatcggtttctcacctacacctataatatcgcttctgaagacatggattaaaccactggagttgtatggattacttttatgatgcctttatgtgatttttggacttgcactgtatggacctacagagctacagagattttcttctaaaaatcatacacatctgggatggcatgtgtgtgagtaaatgaagagtgtattttcatttttggatattCACTGATAAGAATGAGCATTCTTTTGTATTTCAGGTTTGATCGGCTGCTTGAAATTATAACAGTCTTAAGTTCTGTACCGTAAATAGTGATGACATTATTTGATATTGAAAGCCTGCTACACCCGCCTGACACACAAGCTTATGCAAAACATTAACAGTTGTACTGGTGTTTCAAGCCCAGAATGATTCCAATTGGCAGAATTAATACTATTGTAAAAACACAGTAGAAAAGAAGAAGGTTAGGGAATGgagtatgtgtatgacttttaccGAATGCTCAGTATGGTCCGAGCTCTGGGACAGCACTGGGCTAAAGGAAACCGGGGAGAGAGTGGCTGCCGTTTTCTTTCTAACAGCTCGGATCTGAAGCAGGGCTCTGAACGCTAGAAAAGTTAGAAGAAAAAGTATGGTCAAGAGGGGAAACAAGGACACAAATAAGTGCAGTAAGCATTAACAACCATAGGTGCTGCATCTTCACATGGATGCACTTAAATGTTGTCAGATTAATTTTGGCAACAAAAAGGGGACAAATATTTGCACAGCTGGTCTTACTGCTGCAGCATAATCAGTGAACACTCACACAACGAAACTGCTCTAAAGACTGTTTTCTCATTAGCatgtttctcctaaaaatctATAGCAGGAATATGCATTCAACCTTTCATGAACACATTGTTTGCCTCTATGACAGATTGTTCCTCAGAAAGTACAACATTTTATAATTCAATGAGATAAAATATAGATGATTTGATGTCGATTACTTTACTTTCCACaaggaaaaaacatttttgaccattTAAAAATAGCATATTCACATTATTACATGACATATCCAGAAGGTGGCACTGTTCTTCAGCAGTCACATAATCTGTACGGCATGAGAACATCAGCAATAAGCCTTAGTGACTATTCAATCACTAATTACAATAAAAAGGGGAATGAAAAGCACAATGGTTAATCAATCCTTTTAGATGTAAAAATGATCACTCAGCCTTATATCTTTATGACCATACCCAATCGAAAGGTTACAAACTGAGCAGAACAAACCTCAAAAATAATGGGGGAAAACAAAGGAAGCTCAGGCGTTGATTAATGAGCACTTACGCAGTCTGCAGATAGGGCAGTTGTTGGCCTGGTAACGTAGTGTGTCAGCACAGGCATTGCACAGACACAGGTGCCTGCAAGGGAGAATGAGTGTATCACGCAGGTCTGATAAACAGACCACACACTCGCTGCTATTGTCACTGTTCTCATCCTCTGTGGACTGAAAATATAAAGTGAAATCAGAGACAGGAAATGGCAGGATGGATATTGGATTACCAAGAACCAATCATGCATGTCACAACTCATGTGTCCTAATTTCTGCTGTTTGATTACTCTGGCATGGTAACATGATTTACCTTTGTCTCTTGATTGTTCCTGTTTTCAATGCCATAAATTTCCTGTAGCAGATAGCTGACACGGTCCACCTAAGAAAAAGAAGAGAATGCGTAATACAGTCAAATATAGATTACTGGTACTGGGAACTCCAACTGTGTGCTAAAGTGTGGATGACTTACAGCAGTTTGAGCTCTGTCAGTTTAATGAGGGATCCAATTAAGCAACACATCACCACAATAATTTATAAGTGAGATACTTGAGACACAAAAACACCCAATAATGAGAAAGATGATTCACAAAAAATACTTACTATTTGCTTCTGTTTCAAAGGCTTTACTGAGAAACTGCAATCAACATGCTGCACACAAGgaaatgcatattgtttaaaatatataaaaatagaaagaaaTGCATGGTTTCAAAAgaaaacattaattacatttcataTGTCATGGTCAAATGTCACTGTCAGCTGGGCAGAGTAATTTGGTTGTGTGCGCTTAATATTAGTGATGACACTACTAATGTTGGTATGGTTAACATTTCTGTGGAGCAAGAATTTGAGAGTGCTGTTTACATTAAGAGTTACATTTTCAGTTCTATCTTGTTGGAAGCCTCCTGAAGCAAACATATTTTCATGAATAAAATTAATACTTGCTGAAAgaaattgtttaaattataaCCTATACCATCCACTCCTACTGCttttatttacacagaaaagacatGATATAACATCATTATTAAGCTCAATGTAAATCAAAAATATCTGCTAGTTATTTGCTGCAGTACTTAATAGTTcctaaattgataaaaaaatttttttttacttaaatctcTTCATATCAGTCTATGATCtattaatacaaatgtataaaaacCTCTTAAGATCTTCATGATGTTTTCTGTAGGGACATTTTTTCTTTTGCACAAAGTCTAAATTATGATAATTCTGTCTACTTTCCTTTTCTATGTTGGATACAAAGCAACCTCAGACCATTTCTACGCTCTTTAAAATCCTGTCTGGTTAATGACTGACTCAGTGGTACGAATGATTTAACTGAGAGCCGCATCATACATTTCTCTGAAATACAGTAAAGGTATCAGGTCATTTTGACAACTGATTACATTAAGTTGAAATATAATTTTGAACATAACACTAAATAAAACGTGACCAAATGCCCTGGGCAGAGTTGCACCGCAAGTTCTCACTTAAGTTcaaactaagggcttagtaactactagttagtttatAAATAAGTCAGCACTTAATTTGATTGCACCAGCCATTCTTAAAGCAAGACTATGTCATAAGCTCCTTGTAAAGTAAAGCATAGTtgcataatatgacatttacctgtATTGGTCCTGTAAGCAGCATtcaaattttgtattttgttacgGTTAATGTTTAAACCTTTGTTCATATAActtgtcagctgtaataaattatatccccattaaaatatacaataaaagtcGATTTAATAAATAGTCAATTTTGCCTGTGTAAATAACTATACTCAGGAACTGTATCTTAAATTAAAAaggggcaataaataaatactaatacaacaagctggaaaaatatataattattcattttaatatcctatacaTACCCCAGAAAGTGCagttagatcggtttcatgcagAAGAGCCTCTAAGAAAtacgttttttttaaataatgttctcgctcaaatgtaaacaagtgtaaataTCAACATCATCATATGTGTCTGAAGGATTGATGTCGGACActcaaaacatgagctcattaatgtcattaaatcagtctgctttttttaaTCCAACCATTACTTCTGTTCggaggcttccataaatatttaagtttataCAAAGGGTTATGTTCTAGGTTTAATGGTGCTACATTTAATGGggaaatgctcaaatatttacgagtgcataaattgtgacttagtgcccattaaGGCCATAATTAGGCCTAGTTGTaacttacgtatagctggtgcggCCGGCCCCTGGAACTTTGTCAAATTTACATtcttaaatgaaaaaattataaaaacataaatcTCAAGAAATAGAGATACACACCCTTTCAAAAGCTGCCAAAAGGACATGTGCATGTCCTGTGACATCtgtaacagaaaacaaaatgtttttgtgagaCAACGGTGTGAGATGTTGTTATATACATTTCCCAAtgatgatattttataatcatgatcattttccaccaaCCATCTCCATCATCCACTATAGCCTGGACCACCAAAGGGAAAACACCTCTGTCCAGGTCAAAATTCAGCTAAAGAAAAATATGGccttcaaattaaaatgtttacttcTTTAAATACATTGTGCAATAATTTACAAACCTGTCTTAAAAtacattgttcacccaaaaattgtaattctcttttcatttactcaccctcatgccatactaaacgtatatgacttactttcttcttctgaccacaaacaaacatttattttgtagaatatttcagctctgttggtccatacaatgcaagtaaatatgTACCAAagatttgaaactccaaaaagcacataaaggcaacataaatgtaattaatatgactctaggttctgtttctcacccacacctatcatatcacttcagaagacgtggatttaaccactggagacatatggattacttttatgctgcatttatgtgattttggagcttcaacgttttggtcatcattcacttgtattgcatggacctacagagtggagatctttttctaaatatctttgtgttcagcagaagaaagaaatccatACACAACTGGGATTGCATGAAGTTAATATCATTATTTTACAAAGTCAT contains the following coding sequences:
- the mgrn1a gene encoding probable E3 ubiquitin-protein ligase MGRN1 isoform X2 — its product is MGSILSRRIAGVEDIDIQANSAYRYPPKSGNYFTSHFFMGGEKFDTPHPEGYLFGENMDLNFLGNRPVQFPYVTPATHEPVKTLRSLVNIRKDSLRLVRYKDDSDSAPEDTGDPKVLYSVEFCFDTDARVAITLYCQAFEEFANGMAIYSPKSPSMVSETVHYKRGINQQFSLPSFKIDFTKWKPEELNFDLDRGVFPLVVQAIVDDGDDVTGHAHVLLAAFERHVDCSFSVKPLKQKQIVDRVSYLLQEIYGIENRNNQETKSTEDENSDNSSECVVCLSDLRDTLILPCRHLCLCNACADTLRYQANNCPICRLPFRALLQIRAVRKKTAATLSPVSFSPVLSQSSDHTEHSNADNIPPGYEPISLLEALNGVQPMSPSIPSVPLYEEIQFSGEMGDPLNLTGLQQSVETASMKGKGSKSPDGSTRSPSSPIQEEEDEERLSELSDAQPRSVLPCSLTPTEETIEGVSAKPGFPNSGSESRSLDVSVSEILQDCQSERSSLSRTESDPSADLALPASESWSTAVEEC
- the mgrn1a gene encoding probable E3 ubiquitin-protein ligase MGRN1 isoform X1, giving the protein MGSILSRRIAGVEDIDIQANSAYRYPPKSGNYFTSHFFMGGEKFDTPHPEGYLFGENMDLNFLGNRPVQFPYVTPATHEPVKTLRSLVNIRKDSLRLVRYKDDSDSAPEDTGDPKVLYSVEFCFDTDARVAITLYCQAFEEFANGMAIYSPKSPSMVSETVHYKRGINQQFSLPSFKIDFTKWKPEELNFDLDRGVFPLVVQAIVDDGDDVTGHAHVLLAAFERHVDCSFSVKPLKQKQIVDRVSYLLQEIYGIENRNNQETKSTEDENSDNSSECVVCLSDLRDTLILPCRHLCLCNACADTLRYQANNCPICRLPFRALLQIRAVRKKTAATLSPVSFSPVLSQSSDHTEHSNADNIPPGYEPISLLEALNGVQPMSPSIPSVPLYEEIQFSGEMGDPLNLTGLQQSVETASMKGKGSKSPDGSTRSPSSPIQEEEDEERLSELSDAQPRSVLPCSLTPTEETIEGVSAKPGFPNSGSESRSLDVSVSEILQDCQSERSSLSRTESDPSADLALPGSSESIESLKSQSTSSSSHPLLCLPSTLHIEDEHLTP